The following coding sequences are from one Candidatus Nitrohelix vancouverensis window:
- the rpmA gene encoding 50S ribosomal protein L27 produces the protein MAHKKGQGSTSNGRDSIGKRLGVKRYGGQLVKAGEILVRQRGTSFHPGMNVGLGSDYTIFSKVPGVVKFENLTRKKQKISVYPLG, from the coding sequence ATGGCTCATAAAAAAGGACAGGGCAGTACTTCCAACGGTCGAGACAGCATTGGTAAACGGCTTGGCGTTAAACGCTACGGCGGTCAGTTGGTCAAGGCGGGAGAAATTCTGGTGCGTCAACGAGGCACCTCGTTCCACCCCGGAATGAACGTTGGATTGGGAAGCGACTACACCATCTTCTCCAAAGTTCCCGGCGTCGTCAAATTTGAAAATCTGACGCGGAAAAAACAAAAAATCAGCGTGTATCCTCTCGGCTAA
- the rplU gene encoding 50S ribosomal protein L21: protein MFAVLATGGKQYKVSEGDVIEVEKLEQPVGETVTLDQVLMMGEGESVEVGAPYLEGCTVTGEVTEQLKGPKIIVFKMKRRKKYRRKNGHRQLQTRLKITGISKK from the coding sequence GAAAACAATACAAGGTTTCTGAAGGGGATGTGATTGAAGTTGAAAAACTCGAGCAACCCGTTGGCGAAACTGTGACGCTGGATCAGGTATTAATGATGGGCGAAGGGGAATCTGTTGAAGTTGGCGCTCCCTATCTTGAAGGCTGTACGGTGACGGGCGAAGTGACTGAGCAGTTGAAAGGTCCAAAAATCATCGTTTTTAAAATGAAGCGCCGAAAAAAATATCGACGTAAGAATGGTCATCGTCAATTGCAGACGAGATTGAAAATCACAGGTATCTCCAAAAAATAG